The DNA region AAAGCCTtggtaaataaaagtaaaaatcaTTAATGTTTAAACACGAGGAAATACCACAAACGAAATTTATAACATAAAACTGGATATAATTCTAACTTAAAACCTAAGAAAAATTGTACCTCAAATCCAAAAGAGGTACAATCTTCAGCTGTTTATATCAGCATACTTTCTCTGGATACAGTTTCCCAGTGTGAAAGGTAACATATCTAACCTAGAGATATGcacattatcaaattttacACTGCTTAGGCATAAAATAAGtagctactccctccgtcccgagatAAGAGACTCACATTCCTTTTTGGaacgtcccaagataagtgagccATTTCCTTCTTtggtattctctctcttactttttctctctactttattcactctccACTTTACTAACAAAACTCCATTTCCTTAAATCCCGTTCCGAAAAGTTTGtgctcacttatcttgggacggagggagtatttcaagACCTAGACATGTTTTTACCCAAAATTACCTCATAATCCCGAACTAGTGGTTTGGCGCTAGCCCTGTAAGCACCTTGAGCCTCAAGTTACAACAGCAAAGCCTGCAGTATATACCACACCAGCAGAGTAAGTGATCCCTGTAGTAAATGTTTTATCGCAACATGCAATACTGATATAAACATATGCAAACAGAACCAGAATAATCTAAGACCGCCCTGCCCATAACAAGTAGTAATACCACACATCAATCAGAGAGCAGATGTGTAAACAGAATCAGACTATTATAATGACACTGGTGGACAGAGTACAAAGAAAATGGATGACAATGTGACAGCTAGGACAATGGAGAGGGAGAATACTGCAAGTTAGAAATTTCTTTAACGAGATTTTGTAATAGATAATGTACATTACTAAAGCAAGAAAGCTAAACAATAAATATCTCATGAAAGACGAAACTGATACAGATTAAGGTATAACCAAAAATTTAGAAGACCTAGCTCAAGAGGAATGCATTACGTACAAATTTTGCAACTCCCCCATAACTTACAGCAAAATTTACATTCATATCAGCATTCTGATATTTACACTGCAGTAGGCTTTACTTAAGAACTGTTGGAGATGTTTGATTTAATTGAGCAAAGTACTCTGGTCTACAAATCTTCTTAAAGCCACCAGAACTCCAATGCAATTAAAAGGCCTAGTCATCTTAATCCTGCAAATCTGGGGGGTCCAGGCAGGCAAGTCGAATCTTTGATGCAAACTCCAGTCAGATTTTACACCTTAACATATTTGTCAACATATCCCTTCAAGGAAAACATAGAAAGAATAGTTAGAGAAAATCAATTGATAAGCCATAATTAAATCACAGTAATAGAGCATACACTCAGCCAAGGAGCTGCCAATAGTATAATGCAAAGCTCATAAAGAAAAGAGTATCATATATGCTGGTAACATAGATAGTCTCGTCCACcaattttttaagaaaatgcAATAAATTCATAATCATTGAATACTGTAACAGGCAAACATCACGCCAGAAGTGAACTAGTTTCAAAGATGCCCTACCATGACAAGCTTTGTTAATTTTCCTCTTGAAGAATCAATGTAGTGATTTATTTTTGCCTGGGATTTGGGTATTTGGTGGCTTTTCATTGCTCCAGATACTTTATCAACAGTTTTCTTGACAATGGTCTTAAACGCCTCCTTGCTCATATTACCCTGCCGCCATGACGGCTTTAGAACATCCTTCACAAAAGCAGCAATGGAAATCTTAAAAAGCTTTGTAGACTTCTCCTTGCGTTTCTTGTTTTTTCCAGAACTCTTAACCTGATCAATCTCAAATTCTCCTACATTCATGTCAAGTGCATCATTAGGAGTACTAGGGTCACTGTTCAGGGCAGGCCCCACGGCCACATCAGCTGTCTCCCCGcattcttctttttctaaagAATCATCAGCTGATACAGCTGTTTCCCTTTCCTGCCTGATAACCTCCATATTTAATGACCCTCTGGACTCATGAACCTTCAGATCATTAGAATCACCAGTAATTTCATGTTTTAGACGATCAGCTTTACTAGTTGAATTTGAGTTTTGTTCAATGCTATCAAATAGTGGATCATACTGATCGCCGACTGGTCTTGAAACACTCTCAGGAGGCAGTACAGAACTAGAAGACATCATATTTGTTGAGCCAACACATTGATTTCTATGTGGATCAACTGGGGCTGAGCTTAAACCAACTGGGGTGACATATGTAGTATTGGCAGTTGCATCACTTCCCCGTAACAAAGTGTTTGAACTCAGTTTGGAGCTCAGGGGCAGATCAAAAGTTGATGCATAAGGATAGAAatgatttgaaatttttgaCCCAACGAAGCAATGCACATAAGAGCGGTTCCTTTCAAGAAAATCTTGAGTGATTCTAGAAGCAGAGGAACTCATCATCCCAGGCTCAGGAAGTGTTGAGGGGACATCACCACTAGCAGAATATTGCATGCCATAAGAAGCCTGCTGGAAATGAGAATGACTATGAGAAAAATTACTGTCAGCAGAAAAACCAGCACCAATAGAACTTTGGATTCCCTTAAATGCAGACTGTCTCGATAACGGACTAGTTTGAGCCTGAGTAAATGATTTTGAAGAACTAATGCCCTGTGCTAGTTCTCCAGATAAATGAACTTCATCCATCATGCGGGGACCACCCTCTCGACTTGTTAGACTGCTCACTTGCAAACTGCTTGATCCAGAACCATCAGTTCTATGTAGCATTTGATCAGGTTCTCGGGCAAAGGAGTATGCCTGATACTCACCAATCTGAGATCGATTAGGCATTTCAGTTTGATGGTTTCTCAAAGATGTATGAGAGTACAGGCCATTGCAAGGAGGCAGTAAAGACTGCTGCATATGTTGTGAAGGAGTGCTATGCTCTAGAGATGCTGGTGGTGGAGGTAGAGTTAGAGGTAGAGGTAGAGGTGGAGGTGGAAGAGGCATGCTTGATACAGATTTCAATGGACCAGGAAAATGAGAGTGCTGGTAAGTTACTGGTGCTTCATAACTGGAGTAATTTTTAGGAGTCAAATGGTTCTGTGAAGTAGGTGGATTTGAGTTGTACTTTTGCAAGATGGGTGGATCAAATGAGGCGCTCACGGGCTGAGATGCTGAAGGCAAAGGAATGGATAATTGAGAAGGATGATTGGTAATTGGTGGACTGAAGGACCAGGATGGGACTCCTTGATTGGAATAGGGTATTGGCAAATGACTTTCAACAGACCTCAGTTGATTACTAGGGTCCTGTCCATCGGCTGGATGATGGGTTTGTGCGCCAAATAATACTTGCGCAAGTGAAGACTCGGAGGGCAAATTGTCATTTGTCCTTGTAACTTGTTGATCAAGGATTTGAGGGATCTTGTCAGAGTGCTTTGATGCTGTTTCTGGAATCAGATAATTGTGTTTACCTGCGGGTATGTCATCAGCAGGATAACTTGAAAGGATATCTATTTTATCAGGAGACTGGCTAGTGGAAACAACTGGCAGTCTTTTTGCATCTTTTGCTTCCCACAAAGCAGGCACATCTTGAGAGAGTTTTCTACCCTTATCATTTACTTCTTTTTTAGTTAGAACCTTGCCCTCCTCTTGAAAGTTGGGACTCCGTAGAGTAGGTGGAGCATCCCAATTATGATGTTTGCCCCTACTGTACCTAGATCTCTCACCCTTGCCTGATTCATGGTGTGAATAGCGACAAGCAGCTCCACGGTAACACTTGCCTTGGAGAAAGTCAAAGCATACTGCAGGTTGAACCTTCTCCCATCTCAGTTTATCTGCACTGAATTCAGTATCACGCCTTAAAACAGGTGACCGACTCCTACTTCTTCTCCTTGGAGACAAACTGGGAATAGATAGCAAGGATATGAAACTTATGTCATGTAAAGTTAGTGTATAAACAATGAAATGGAATTAAACAAATATGTCAAACAAGTGTTTAATCAAATAATCTAACTCTAACCTGCGAGATCGGTCACACCTCTCTTTTCTCCTCCATGGACTTctcatcctccgcctcctcctatCATGAGGAGACCGACTTCTGCTTTGACTTCGACTCCTTCTTCTAGTTCTTCTTGCATGCCTCCGCACATGACGCGGTGAATCACTCAAGTCACTGTCACTAACATCTTCCCTAATCAATCTACCAAATTTATCTACCTTTGGTTTTTCAGCTTTCATATCTGGCTTGTGTGAATTGGCCTCCTCAACACCAACACTTTCATCATAGTTTCTGGAAGAATCTTTTGACTGACGTGCTGTATAAGTACCGCTGCTGACAGGTTTTTGGCCTTTATGGCTTCTATCAGAAAATTTAGCTACACCCCCAGTTGTAATATCCAACTTATCAGCTTGCATCACATTAATAGGTGATCTATTAACAGACTCAGGGAGCACGTGCTTATTAGACTTTGACAGACTCTTACAACTGTCTGCTAACCCAACATCATGCCCCTTCTCAGAATAATAATTTTTAGTTGCATCACTTGTAGATGGAAGGCTGACGTCTCCAAGATTTTCTTCCTTATTTTCAGAAGTACTGTTGGAAGAATAGCCCTGTACAATTTTGGTAGGATTTGCTTCATTCATGGACTGACCAGGAAGTTCCCCATAATCAGGTTCTGGATGATTAACTGGTCCACCAGATTCGCCAAAATACTTATTCTCGGAAGGCGACTTGTTTACGCTAGCATCCAAGGAGATTTCTTTTTGTCCGTTTCCTGGCTTTCCTAACTCAGCTCTAGAAAATACCTTCATGGTGACGGGTAAGTTACAATCAGATGCAACATCAGAGCCTGCAGACAAATCTTAGATTAAGTGAGTCAAAACGAACAACCCAATCATTTGAAATACAGAAAGAACAGCCAATTAGCAGGATAGACTGCCAAGAACTTCAAGAAATCAATAGTGTGTGCCAAATACCAGCTTAAAAAGACCAGTGAAATGAGCAAGTAAGGTACATGcagttttgttattgtgtgaaGAAGGAAAATAGGTAGCAATGGCACGGAGATTCTGTTAGTCATCAGGGACAGGGCCATAAAATTACCGAAGGATTAGATATACCTCCTTCTTTGGCATGTGCTACAGAGGCTTCGGCAAACAATAAATTTCCATGTACTGAAATTTCAGAAAGTCCATGTCCCCTAGTATGCTGCAGCGGTTGTAGTTCCTCTGCTGTATAATCTTCTTGAGACATTGGACCACACTCATCATTTGAATTAACATATGGGCAATTCTTTTTCTCCTCATCAGGGTAAGTAATATCATCTAAAAGCCAATACAGAAAGTAATCATTAGTTCATTACTATATAGACCATTTGTATGCATACTAGAGTtcattacattaattttaaacaaTACTCCTGCTGTCCACAAAAAAAAGCCACATTGTAGACGGCATGGGATTTTTAAAATAGTTGGTGGTGTGTGAGTGGAGTAAGGATCCACTTTAAAAGTGTGGTGAGTTGTGTGGATCCTACTACTATAAATGGAAAGTGGCAATTTTTTTGCGGATGTGCAGAAAAGGAAATTGTAGCAATTGAGGTAGTACATGGCATGGCATATTGCAACTATCCAGCAAAGCATTAGACTAACCTTCCATGTCCATATCAGAATCAGTGTGGGTATCAGAGGCCTCAGCATCCACTGATCCCACTTTGAATTCACTTTCAGTGTGTTGAAACTGAACCTTTGGATAATTCATAGACTTCCCATGAGGTGGACAGTCTAACTCCAAGTTTTCTTCATCAGGGAGTCCCTTCTGGCTCTGACTTCCTTCTCTCATTGACAGAAAATTTGATGATGGTGAAGATGGTGGAAGAGGTGGGACTGTAGggggtggagggggagggagaggCAGCACTGGTGTCATTGACTGTTGATAGGAATGTTCCCGCATATGGTTCACAGAGGACCCACACGGATCAGACGTCATAACATTAGAACTAGAAGAGTAATGTGGCAGCGGGGGTGGGGGAGCATGAGAAGGATGCCCTCTTTCAAGAGTATTCCCTTGTGAGGAAGTCAATTGAAAAGCACTCTGGCCTTGAagaggtggtggaggaggaagTTGATGTACATTTTGACTCCAGGGTAAAGGCCGTTGCTCAATTGTTGAATAGGGATGAGAGATTTGGTTGCTTATCTGCGGAGGTCTTGGATGATGTGCATAAGATTGACCAGTACTCATTCCACCTGACATAACTGGTGCAGATCGACCGTGGTGTTGAACATTCGTCATGACATGCTGATATGGAACAGCACCAGGTCTTGGATGAAAAGATGGGTGCCCGTGTTGAGTAACTTGCAGTTGTGGAGGGATTGGGCCATAATGGGATGTAGGAGGAGCAGTGGTTGCAGAGTGTTGCTGAAATGCAGGCGGTCGTGCATAAGGATCCTGGCCGACCTGAATATTGTAATTCCCTCGACCATGCATCCCTGCACCGAACTAAACCAGTAATCAAACGAGTTTACGTTCACACTTCACACCACCTTCCACATCAGGTTCAGTGTTCGATAGTGCTTCTCAGGAATAACTCTGAAACAAAAACAAGTAAATGGTTCTCAATTAGTACAAAAATTGCCACTAAAACTAAACGAGCCCAATGTACTGATAACAATTGAGATAACAAGAAAGGGATATTCATGAGAAAGATGGCAGCGACAAGCCTTTAAAGTAAGTATAACACCCTTTCTCAAACATAGTATTAAATTTAGCTTATATACATCATTCCTCACACTAAGCCTACTTCTGGAAGCATAATTAGCGCGGCATTGTTTCAAGGctaagaaaaggaaagaaatacCCAAACTACAATATCCAACATCAATTGTGCCAACTTAAAGAGACAAATAAGCAGAAACCATCATTGATTACAGCAAATGCCAATCAATATTGAAAATTGTAGCATTATCTGATCTGTTTCAGAAACCTGCGACTCCAGCAACGGCGCAACCAAACTCTTACAAAAAGAAGATACATATCTGATTCCCATCAATTTCCATCTCAAAAAGCTAAGCAAAAAAGGTAACGATTTAACCATGAAAAGCTTAAATACTTAGGAGTTATGAAGGAGGGAAACTAGCTGAAAATTTCTGATGAAAGAAGATGGAGTTCGATGTGCTTTCAGTTAGTTTTGAATTccaaaatgtgaaaaaaaaattggtagggctggcaaatctCTCGTgacaaaaaaatataggaaaattgTCAAATAATACTAGAAAATATTATAGACTAAAATGGAGTAACAATTTACCGttgaggccatccacaataggaatatcccagcaatagcccagccataggctagccactgccacatcatcagcactaaaaatcttcctgccacatcatcaaaacaagcaaatagcccagccatagcctagccacataatattcacatcactattaacaaatatatacaaaataaaataattaacaatcacacaatatacgaaatttaatttacgagacatatacgggaaacattaataatactattaaaattttaaaaagtataataattttaaaaaagtacaataattaaaaaaaattacaataatttttaaaaaagtacaataattcactcctcgtcgtcgtcgtcgtctcctccgtcgctgtcgccaccatcgcctccgtcgccgccgcctctactcccggcgGCTTCCCTTCGTGCCGCCTCTGACTCCATCCACCCCCcacggggatcgggggagtttgagatccgctactccctgaagtaggctcgttgttgagatccatttaccgttgttgatcttgtacaataattagatagagagagtactcgttaatacaagtggtgcgaatgaaaatgacaggcaagtcgcgtatatacaGTGTTTCggaaacacaaaaaaattaaaaattcgcgctaggcggtgcgctaggcgatcctgacgctgcaatagcgtctagcggatcgcctagcgcaccgcctagcgtcgcggaaccgccgagcgctaggcgtttttttcgcgaaatccgctaggcgggtgcaatagatcgcctagcgcaccgcctagctcCGGCGCTCgactaggcggtgcgctaggcgctattgtggatgctctaaagaatGGTTTATAAATTaggtagggctggcaaatctCGTGGATTGGGTAGTTATTGTGTCAATCCGATATTGATTTAACTCAATAAGGTTGAATTTAACCTAATCttaaattatcgggttcttattgggtcccaacccaataatttcatgCATGTTTGTGTGGATTATCATGTCATGCAATAAAACGTCAACCCTTCTGTTAATGATAGTAAGTGAGTACTACTCTATAACTTTAGCTTGACATGATACGATAACGATTAGAAtataatattacacgattaaagtATGATAGTATTACACAATTATAACATGTTATAAAATGATTAGAATTGTACTAGGATTTGAATCgaaataataattaaagtttaatacatctttttaattaataaaataataattttatttcttaatcgATCCTAACCCAATCCATGTTTGTGTCGACCCCTATAATGACCGAAACCCAAAAATTGTGTCCGTGTCTGGTACACTTTGTGTGTGCTTGTGTCGGTTATGCTGTTAGATAAAAAAACTGTCAACCTTAGGGATATTTGATTCCTTAAATTGTGTATATGCTTGGACAATTAGTTGGTAAACTTTTCTCTTATATATTattcctttttctcttctttctctaaTTATTTTTTCGGGTAATTGGTTAGAAAAATCTTAAACTATTGCtgaaatttggtatttcccacaaCCTTTAAAGTTGGTCgaacaaatcacaaactttaGTAACTGTGCAAATTTCTCATAGCAACTAATAATTGGAAATTAGAGGCTAAATAATAGGATTGTTACTTGGATATTAATAAGCTCACATGAGATTATTAATAAACATCTATTTTGGAATTGACGCATATGCCATCATGTGGGATTAATTAATTCGCGTCAATATTAGCATGACCGAAAATAATTATTGTGGGAAATTTGCACAGTTATGAAAGTTTGTGATTATACGACCACCTTTAAAGGTggtgaaaaatataaatttcgACAATAGTTCATAATTTCTCTAACCAAttacccaattttttttctataaccACAATTTACgtactcattttgaaaaaaattataatttaaaatagagCACGGATTTGATATCCCTTAAAATATTGCATTAACCTCTATAACTCACTTGACGCCATATGAGTTTTGACATACATTATATCTGTCATTGCCCTCACGGCCATAACCAACAATGATTAGACCATGATATGGTCATATGGTCATCATTGTCGGCTCGAACTCCCCAAATATCCTAATAATAAAAAACGTATCAAATTAGAAATTATACAACAATGAAATGTAGATATGATAGTGATTTCATACCCGACTTTGTCATTCTCCGAAGGCAGGTGGAACTTGGAGTGCTCCGATTATAGGTTGGTTATGCAACATCATTTCAACTTCCTCATCCGTTAGAAGTCAGTAGTCACCGATATGGATTTTTTTCATCCTGTTTACCAAAAATTAAGTATCGagaatattataatataaagCTTTCTTCAAAACATGCatctacaaaaaaaatactcacgTCTCCAATTTGACGTTCTCCCACCTCAACAACCCCATTCCAGGCAACAATTACATCTTGAGAACCATGGATAAATCTCTACCGGATATAGACCATTGTCCATGACATATCGAAATGTTATCTATTAACTACATGGAAACCAATCATCCGGGACTATGGACCCGACTCAAGACCCTCAAGACTATAGTAATGGTGGAAGTAATACATAAATTCATGTGGAGAACTAATGGAGGATTGTCCTGCACGAGCAACTTCGGCGCCAAATATTGTCGCAGTAATGACACGTgaataacaatttttttaaaatgaaattgtaatttttttgatttattaTGAACTT from Salvia splendens isolate huo1 chromosome 9, SspV2, whole genome shotgun sequence includes:
- the LOC121748307 gene encoding uncharacterized protein LOC121748307, whose translation is MHGRGNYNIQVGQDPYARPPAFQQHSATTAPPTSHYGPIPPQLQVTQHGHPSFHPRPGAVPYQHVMTNVQHHGRSAPVMSGGMSTGQSYAHHPRPPQISNQISHPYSTIEQRPLPWSQNVHQLPPPPPLQGQSAFQLTSSQGNTLERGHPSHAPPPPLPHYSSSSNVMTSDPCGSSVNHMREHSYQQSMTPVLPLPPPPPPTVPPLPPSSPSSNFLSMREGSQSQKGLPDEENLELDCPPHGKSMNYPKVQFQHTESEFKVGSVDAEASDTHTDSDMDMEDDITYPDEEKKNCPYVNSNDECGPMSQEDYTAEELQPLQHTRGHGLSEISVHGNLLFAEASVAHAKEGGSDVASDCNLPVTMKVFSRAELGKPGNGQKEISLDASVNKSPSENKYFGESGGPVNHPEPDYGELPGQSMNEANPTKIVQGYSSNSTSENKEENLGDVSLPSTSDATKNYYSEKGHDVGLADSCKSLSKSNKHVLPESVNRSPINVMQADKLDITTGGVAKFSDRSHKGQKPVSSGTYTARQSKDSSRNYDESVGVEEANSHKPDMKAEKPKVDKFGRLIREDVSDSDLSDSPRHVRRHARRTRRRSRSQSRSRSPHDRRRRRMRSPWRRKERCDRSRSLSPRRRSRSRSPVLRRDTEFSADKLRWEKVQPAVCFDFLQGKCYRGAACRYSHHESGKGERSRYSRGKHHNWDAPPTLRSPNFQEEGKVLTKKEVNDKGRKLSQDVPALWEAKDAKRLPVVSTSQSPDKIDILSSYPADDIPAGKHNYLIPETASKHSDKIPQILDQQVTRTNDNLPSESSLAQVLFGAQTHHPADGQDPSNQLRSVESHLPIPYSNQGVPSWSFSPPITNHPSQLSIPLPSASQPVSASFDPPILQKYNSNPPTSQNHLTPKNYSSYEAPVTYQHSHFPGPLKSVSSMPLPPPPLPLPLTLPPPPASLEHSTPSQHMQQSLLPPCNGLYSHTSLRNHQTEMPNRSQIGEYQAYSFAREPDQMLHRTDGSGSSSLQVSSLTSREGGPRMMDEVHLSGELAQGISSSKSFTQAQTSPLSRQSAFKGIQSSIGAGFSADSNFSHSHSHFQQASYGMQYSASGDVPSTLPEPGMMSSSASRITQDFLERNRSYVHCFVGSKISNHFYPYASTFDLPLSSKLSSNTLLRGSDATANTTYVTPVGLSSAPVDPHRNQCVGSTNMMSSSSVLPPESVSRPVGDQYDPLFDSIEQNSNSTSKADRLKHEITGDSNDLKVHESRGSLNMEVIRQERETAVSADDSLEKEECGETADVAVGPALNSDPSTPNDALDMNVGEFEIDQVKSSGKNKKRKEKSTKLFKISIAAFVKDVLKPSWRQGNMSKEAFKTIVKKTVDKVSGAMKSHQIPKSQAKINHYIDSSRGKLTKLVMGYVDKYVKV